A genome region from Fodinibius salicampi includes the following:
- a CDS encoding tryptophanase — protein sequence MKLNEFESDTIIEPFRIRSVEPIRFTSMEERKRLLKEAGYNPFLLKADDVLIDLLTDSGTGAMSSKQWSGIIASDESYAGSSSFYKLESAVQDITGYKHLIPTHQGRAAENIFFTTIAQEGDVIPSNTHFDTTRAHVEHAGAEARDLVIAEGHQPESRHPFKGNMDLDKLEKTIHDVGIDNIPVIMITVTNNSGGGQPVSMENIRSVSEIARKNDIPFFIDACRFAENAWFIKTREEGFSGKSPIDIAQEMFSYADGCTMSAKKDGMANIGGFLALNSDELASECRNLEILTEGFPTYGGMAGYDMEAVAQGLYEALDSDYLRYRIRSIAYLGDKLTDAGIPIVQPTGGHAVYLDAKKILPHIPPTQYPAWSFNNALYLLGGVRGVEIGTVMFGQHPDGSEKPAAMELVRLAFPRRVYTQSHVDYLAEVIISAYEQRKKLSGYEIVSGPDVLRHFSARLNPLEE from the coding sequence ATGAAACTAAATGAATTTGAATCCGATACTATTATTGAACCCTTTCGTATTCGGTCTGTTGAACCTATTCGATTCACTTCTATGGAGGAGCGGAAGCGACTTCTTAAGGAGGCCGGGTATAACCCCTTCTTGCTCAAAGCGGATGACGTGCTGATAGATCTGCTAACGGATAGCGGTACAGGGGCTATGTCCTCCAAACAGTGGTCGGGCATAATCGCCAGTGATGAATCTTATGCAGGCTCCTCTTCTTTTTACAAACTGGAATCTGCCGTACAGGATATAACAGGATACAAACACCTCATCCCTACTCATCAGGGACGGGCAGCTGAAAATATCTTCTTCACAACTATTGCTCAGGAGGGTGACGTCATTCCTAGTAACACTCACTTTGACACCACTCGTGCTCATGTAGAGCATGCTGGTGCCGAAGCACGTGACTTAGTGATAGCAGAGGGACATCAACCCGAAAGCCGGCATCCGTTTAAGGGGAATATGGATCTGGATAAACTGGAAAAAACCATTCATGATGTTGGAATCGATAATATTCCCGTAATTATGATTACGGTAACCAATAATTCTGGGGGCGGCCAGCCGGTAAGCATGGAAAATATCCGATCCGTCTCTGAGATTGCCCGAAAAAACGATATCCCTTTTTTCATTGACGCCTGCCGGTTTGCCGAAAATGCCTGGTTCATCAAAACCCGCGAAGAAGGATTTTCTGGTAAAAGCCCTATTGACATTGCACAAGAGATGTTCAGCTATGCTGACGGTTGTACTATGAGCGCCAAAAAAGACGGCATGGCCAATATCGGGGGATTCCTGGCACTGAACAGTGATGAACTGGCTTCTGAATGCCGAAACCTGGAGATCCTGACCGAGGGTTTCCCTACCTATGGCGGGATGGCCGGCTACGATATGGAAGCCGTTGCCCAAGGTCTCTATGAAGCCCTCGACAGCGACTATCTGCGCTATCGAATCCGTTCCATTGCTTATCTGGGAGATAAACTTACTGATGCAGGCATTCCCATTGTACAGCCTACCGGGGGACATGCGGTCTATTTGGATGCCAAGAAGATATTACCTCATATTCCGCCTACCCAATATCCTGCATGGTCTTTTAACAATGCCCTCTACCTGTTAGGAGGCGTACGCGGAGTAGAAATTGGAACCGTTATGTTTGGACAACACCCCGACGGTAGCGAAAAGCCTGCAGCTATGGAGCTGGTCCGTTTGGCTTTTCCACGCAGAGTTTATACGCAAAGCCATGTTGATTATTTGGCTGAAGTAATCATTTCAGCATATGAGCAACGCAAAAAACTCAGCGGCTACGAGATTGTTTCAGGCCCGGACGTGCTACGGCACTTTTCGGCCCGGCTGAATCCGCTTGAGGAATAA
- a CDS encoding tyrosine phenol-lyase codes for MERNKERSWAEPYKIKMVEPVRMISREEREEAIKEAGYNTFLLKSRDVYIDLLTDSGTSAMSDRQWAGMMMGDEAYAGSKNFYHLEETIQKYYGYDYVVPTHQGRGAEHIISQLLIDEGDFIPGNMYFTTTKLHQELAGGTFVDVIIDEAHDPENEHPFKADVDLIKLENLIKEKGAERIPYVSIATSVNMAGGQPISLSNLKKVRELTNKYEIPIIHDMTRVAENAYFIKQREEGYEDTPVKDIVREICSLTDGATMSAKKDALVNIGGFLALNDEELFRKAQNMVVIYEGLHTYGGMAGRDMEALSIGITESVDEDHIRARVGQVQYLGEKLIDMGVPVVRPIGSHGVFLNAKKILPHLSQDELPAQTLAAELYVDAGIRSMERGVVSAGRDPETGEHNYPELELVRLTIPRRVYTQAHMDVVAESVEAVYYQREDITGLEFDYEPEYLRFFQSRFKKR; via the coding sequence ATGGAGAGAAATAAGGAAAGATCATGGGCAGAACCATATAAAATTAAAATGGTAGAGCCCGTGCGAATGATTAGCCGGGAAGAGCGAGAAGAAGCTATAAAAGAAGCGGGATATAATACCTTTTTGCTGAAGTCCCGGGATGTCTATATCGACTTGCTCACGGATAGTGGAACTTCTGCAATGAGTGATCGGCAGTGGGCTGGTATGATGATGGGGGATGAAGCTTATGCCGGAAGTAAAAATTTCTACCACCTGGAAGAAACCATTCAAAAATATTATGGATACGATTATGTAGTTCCTACTCATCAGGGCAGGGGAGCAGAGCATATTATTTCTCAGCTGTTGATTGATGAAGGGGACTTCATTCCGGGGAATATGTATTTTACCACGACGAAACTGCATCAGGAACTAGCCGGTGGCACATTTGTGGATGTAATTATCGATGAGGCGCATGATCCGGAGAATGAGCATCCGTTTAAAGCCGATGTAGATCTCATTAAGCTGGAGAATCTGATCAAAGAGAAGGGCGCTGAAAGGATACCCTATGTTTCTATTGCCACCTCAGTAAATATGGCAGGTGGACAGCCGATTTCACTGTCAAATCTGAAAAAGGTTCGGGAACTAACGAATAAATATGAGATTCCCATTATCCACGACATGACGCGTGTAGCGGAGAATGCTTACTTTATTAAACAGCGGGAGGAAGGTTACGAGGATACGCCTGTCAAAGATATCGTCAGGGAAATTTGTTCGCTCACCGATGGAGCAACAATGAGCGCCAAGAAAGATGCCTTGGTAAATATTGGCGGGTTTTTGGCTCTTAATGATGAGGAGCTCTTCCGGAAAGCACAGAATATGGTTGTTATTTATGAGGGCCTGCATACGTACGGCGGTATGGCCGGACGTGATATGGAGGCCTTATCCATTGGCATCACAGAATCCGTAGATGAAGATCATATTCGGGCCCGCGTAGGACAAGTTCAGTATCTTGGAGAGAAGCTGATTGACATGGGGGTTCCGGTTGTTCGACCTATAGGAAGCCACGGAGTATTTCTCAATGCTAAAAAGATACTACCCCATCTGAGTCAGGATGAATTGCCCGCCCAAACATTAGCGGCCGAACTATATGTGGATGCGGGTATCCGAAGCATGGAGCGGGGCGTTGTTTCCGCCGGCAGGGATCCGGAAACCGGTGAACACAATTACCCGGAGCTGGAATTAGTGCGCCTGACCATACCGCGGCGCGTTTACACTCAGGCTCATATGGATGTTGTCGCCGAATCGGTCGAAGCAGTCTATTACCAGCGCGAAGATATTACTGGTTTAGAATTTGATTATGAACCGGAATATTTACGCTTTTTCCAGTCGCGATTTAAGAAGCGATAA
- the ric gene encoding iron-sulfur cluster repair di-iron protein: MNTVKERTIGQVVTDDYRAAQVFRNYGLDFCCGGNLTIEEACEKKNVDPTKVHTALQGLTDKNGKEDNYDQWSLDFLVDYIVNNHHQFSRKKLPEIGAYAKKVAKVHGERHPELTEIYYEFTKLHSEMINHLDKEEELLFPYIKEMVEAEKNNETPEQPDYISAANPVSMMEDEHDDAGAAIAKIRELSNDFTPPEDACTTYRILFENLEGFEKDLHKHVHLENNILFPKALELEKRLN, from the coding sequence ATGAATACGGTAAAAGAACGAACGATTGGACAAGTTGTAACTGATGATTATAGAGCAGCACAAGTTTTTAGAAACTATGGACTGGATTTTTGCTGTGGTGGAAATCTGACCATAGAAGAAGCATGTGAGAAAAAGAATGTTGATCCAACTAAAGTACACACTGCTTTACAAGGACTGACTGATAAAAACGGGAAAGAAGATAATTATGACCAGTGGTCGCTGGACTTCCTGGTGGATTATATTGTGAATAACCACCATCAGTTTTCTCGTAAGAAGCTTCCGGAAATAGGTGCTTATGCAAAAAAAGTAGCTAAAGTACACGGGGAGCGCCATCCTGAACTCACAGAAATCTATTATGAGTTTACCAAACTTCACAGCGAAATGATTAATCATCTTGATAAGGAAGAGGAACTCCTATTTCCCTATATCAAAGAGATGGTAGAGGCTGAGAAGAATAATGAAACCCCTGAACAGCCGGATTATATCAGTGCTGCTAATCCTGTATCAATGATGGAAGATGAGCATGACGATGCTGGAGCGGCTATTGCAAAAATCCGTGAACTGAGTAATGACTTTACTCCACCGGAAGACGCATGTACCACATACCGAATCCTATTTGAAAATTTGGAAGGATTCGAAAAAGACCTTCACAAGCATGTACACCTTGAAAACAATATTCTCTTTCCAAAAGCTTTGGAACTTGAGAAGCGTTTGAATTGA